A genomic window from Vitis riparia cultivar Riparia Gloire de Montpellier isolate 1030 chromosome 16, EGFV_Vit.rip_1.0, whole genome shotgun sequence includes:
- the LOC117933444 gene encoding uncharacterized protein LOC117933444: protein MEDERCRRRGSPNWRCSERALPGKTLCEKHLFCQLIRNRVKTARLAEGRDGEVGRPSGKQKLAAAGEEMVGGGGKEDRGFSGEILAAGEGGGGEVVGGGEMPEGFGGGMWGWFGGDEGGNDGNALGSGGVMGGSAGDGNGGEVDGGGVGERGVASGNWATGRGNGGGVVESGGDGDWVSSGGIGGCSREEAGGNGSGDVRLIESLAGHSGGNEGGGEEVVKGGEDSGRAAGGGGLVGYPKEVTGGIGGNSGGSGGGIESRSDGNGHGDDVGEKKKRRGRPRGSKTRRKGEEVPGQARESTGGNGGGNDGNGCNASENIGGDEIVVLKKRKLGRPKGSKTRRNIIDGEIVELPIRNWGGSEVIGGLSSGNGRGEIEGTGDLSGGSGRGSGEGIGGLPGGDGSGGEIMVKRRKLGRPKGSNTRRRIPDGRELQVWAGETVENDGLALDLEGNRWKSGAFHGGNNGEGWKVKHGRGRPKGWKKKGRKRKVYGGELRALEGVKKRGRKRKIVDGEELWDLKGLEKRGRKGGIFYGKELQGSSCEARMVDLLATLQSFAPYSGAVLAEYIKKQYAAITSVPSKQKVWRQPDLAKMVGLLATLRDVVPYRGEVLAENFLYFKWRSSISALEYLAPCRGGVLAEYFMYRERSSSIPYDDIYKCEFDEAPLVTEEIQDQSVQGIRVNEGPSHSEGIGVVEGPSSTEGIQGQYGGAAGGNDGGKLGAKEFLGGFGAFARQKDGGYGFSRLKNKCRRLKGSNNGEEIGGWSGEASRENGPQKEIQGWSSEACCRNDGDEMVSLRGRCDRPNSSEDWMNELNRSGGATCTIDRRSEIISSEGKCGWPQVIENKRTILAAEQDGIIPFEVTGWNDMGDETEGLENKKSGLIAIEDRGLPGEVIGRDEKPNEIFRQKAKRGRPKGSKNRIPCIPKEEQSQATASNFLGGNNSGDVNISWKRKPGRPKGSKNKKVILNGEALNKIPMPNQEHQMPVSKIEEDLNKEGSLQVEYVRDCGNAQMSNGELLTDTGNVHKRPRGRPKKLKDHRGESNCIKEGKFNENGLTNSGLSDASNGKREQRSLMCHQCLRHAKSGVVVCSSCKKKRYCYECLAKWYPEKTREDIRNACPFCRCICNCRMCLKQDLVVMTGHGEADTNIKLQKLLYLLDRTLPLLRHIHGEQSSEIHVEAQIRGAQLTEEDIMRSILDKDDRVYCDNCNTSIVNLHRSCPNPDCSYDLCLTCCRELRKGLQPGGNEAESSHQQFVERANGQGTEVKGRIPAHDERYGWESDGAHPTNNYAADTCDFPDWRVNMDGSIPCPPKARGGCGTETLELRRIFEPNWVDHLIKSAEDLTMNFGSPDIDFSQGCSLCLPTASTGSGEKHCEVRRAAFRENSHDDFLYCPNSACLGDNEIEHFQMHWMRGEPVIVRNVLEKTSGLSWDPMVMWRAFRGATKVLKEDALSVKAIDCFDWCEVQINIFQFFKGYLQGRRHKSGWPEMLKLKDWPPSNSFDECLPRHGAEFIAMLPYSDYTNPKSGLLNLATKLPDVLKPDLGPKTYIAYGSLEELGRGNSVTKLHCDISDAVNVLTHTAKVNIAPLQSKIMNKLQKKYEAEDLLELYGGAHDASDTTGKETTEQSQKDETMDCEYSAKENTVGIDSLFLGSLNEKEEKHSEQEDRRTLPLLDSMGLGTMSSDRDYILEDLALESTVMVNCEKQSVGDLNTEFQICDLEKHESNLSLLEKDCGITHVLVKKQAELKRCSLQFGGSVEDSLLHESINLEKTPPNGHGIGNFLGMSGKEDRYYSMNNQPDTCTSYIDGSSSIVRNCMNGELNIQGIEQPGFKEFSSFICREVDKRNFSLSGEINVDADCLATKDLCCPHQLGAENGIAKTDSFNQEYSQPPNVALKNNLNNEDVLDVIFLGTERDYEPELMKSDLDEKGTRFNYAVNCRDVTERNFSLPDRMDFNPHCLDTEELCCADRLDVQDEIVERDSAHKQEYDQPPNLLGTSMLISGKDGLQGMFSGNCWESGPKPDTRVLDVGPNCFAKSRDVSEKDLFLPEERDRDPNCPAAEEFWSGNGFDAKNARTERGLCNQEYFHLSNEKAEMRFVSEKSPLEATFSGNEANHSESMKPGSSNVRDSVQSNDHSEVAYGGAVWDIFRRQDVPKLIEFLRKHQKEFRHINNLPVDSVIHPIHDQTLYLTERHKKQLKEEYNVEPWTFEQYLGEAVFIPAGCPHQVRNRQSCIKVALDFVSPDNVQECIRLTEEFRLLPKDHRAKEDKLEVKKMALYAVNVAVDEAKNLISKLDSTNVGKEDQHQNQDQDQDQDQNQNQDQNQNQLL from the exons ATGGAGGATGAGAGATGCAGGAGGAGAGGTAGTCCCAACTGGAGGTGCAGTGAAAGGGCTTTGCCTGGAAAAACACTTTGTGAGAAGCACTTGTTCTGCCAGCTGATTCGGAATCGGGTGAAGACGGCGAGGCTTGCGGAGGGGAGAGACGGGGAGGTGGGTCGCCCAAGTGGGAAGCAGAAGCTGGCGGCAGCTGGGGAGGAGATGGTTGGTGGTGGTGGTAAAGAGGATCGGGGGTTTTCGGGTGAAATCCTGGCCGCCGGCGAGGGAGGAGGCGGTGAGGTGGTGGGTGGGGGGGAGATGCCTGAGGGGTTTGGAGGAGGAATGTGGGGGTGGTTTGGGGGAGATGAGGGTGGAAATGACGGTAATGCCCTTGGCAGCGGTGGAGTTATGGGCGGCTCTGCTGGAGACGGCAATGGTGGGGAAGTGGATGGTGGAGGGGTCGGTGAGCGCGGGGTCGCGAGTGGAAATTGGGCTACTGGCCGTGGGAATGGCGGTGGAGTAGTTGAGAGCGGCGGAGACGGTGATTGGGTCTCTAGTGGTGGAATTGGGGGCTGCTCCAGGGAAGAAGCCGGTGGAAATGGCAGCGGCGATGTTCGGTTAATTGAAAGCCTTGCGGGCCATTCCGGTGGAAATGAAGGCGGCGGCGAGGAAGTCGTTAAGGGAGGCGAGGACTCTGGTCGGGCTGCCGGCGGTGGAGGACTTGTGGGCTACCCCAAGGAAGTCACCGGTGGAATTGGCGGCAATTCCGGTGGAAGTGGCGGTGGAATTGAGAGTAGGTCCGACGGTAATGGCCACGGGGATGATGTTggggagaagaagaaaaggcgAGGCCGGCCAAGAGGTTCAAAAACCAGAAGGAAAGGTGAAGAAGTTCCGGGTCAGGCTAGGGAGAGCACTGGCGGGAATGGTGGTGGAAATGATGGGAATGGGTGCAATGCCAGTGAAAATATCGGTGGAGATGAgattgttgtgttgaaaaagcgAAAGCTAGGCCGGCCCAAGGGTTCAAAAACTAGGAGGAACATTATCGATGGTGAGATAGTTGAGCTCCCAATCCGTAATTGGGGTGGAAGTGAAGTAATTGGTGGCCTATCCAGTGGGAATGGCAGGGGTGAAATTGAAGGAACTGGAGACCTATCTGGTGGGAGTGGCAGGGGTAGTGGTGAAGGGATCGGAGGCCTGCCCGGTGGGGATGGCAGTGGAGGCGAGATTATGGTGAAGAGGCGAAAGCTAGGCCGACCTAAAGGTTCAAATACTAGGAGGAGGATTCCTGATGGTAGAGAACTCCAGGTATGGGCAGGTGAAACAGTTGAAAATGATGGTCTGGCTCTTGATTTGGAAGGAAACCGATGGAAGTCTGGTGCATTCCATGGTGGAAACAATGGGGAAGGATGGAAGGTTAAGCATGGGCGTGGCCGACCAAAAGGGTGGAAGAAGAAGGGTAGGAAGAGGAAGGTTTATGGTGGAGAACTGCGGGCTTTGGAAGGTGTGAAGAAGAGGGGAAGGAAGAGGAAGATTGTTGATGGTGAAGAGCTTTGGGATTTGAAAGGGTTGGAGAAGAGGGGGAGGAAAGGGGGCATTTTTTATGGGAAAGAACTCCAGGGCAGTTCCTGTGAGGCCAGAATGGTGGATTTACTTGCCACATTGCAAAGTTTTGCTCCTTATAGTGGAGCCGTTTTGGCTGAATACATTAAGAAACAATATGCAGCAATTACTAGTGTTCCCTCTAAGCAGAAAGTTTGGCGGCAGCCTGATTTGGCCAAAATGGTGGGCCTCCTTGCTACTTTAAGGGATGTTGTGCCTTATAGGGGAGAAGTCCTGGCCGAAAATTTTCTGTACTTCAAATGGCGTAGTTCAATTTCTGCATTAGAGTACCTGGCTCCTTGTAGAGGAGGTGTTCTGGCTGAATATTTCATGTATCGTGAACGATCCAGTTCAATTCCTTATGATGACATCTACAAATGCGAATTTGATGAGGCCCCACTTGTGACTGAAGAGATTCAGGATCAGTCTGTTCAAGGTATTAGAGTAAATGAAGGTCCCAGTCACAGTGAAGGCATTGGAGTAGTTGAAGGTCCAAGTTCCACTGAAGGAATTCAGGGGCAGTATGGTGGAGCTGCTGGTGGAAATGATGGTGGGAAGCTTGGTGCTAAAGAATTTTTGGGAGGGTTTGGTGCATTTGCAAGGCAAAAGGATGGTGGATATGGATTTAGTAGGCTAAAGAACAAATGCCGCAGACTAAAAGGTTCAAATAATGGTGAAGAGATTGGGGGCTGGTCTGGTGAAGCCAGTAGGGAAAATGGTCCTCAGAAAGAAATTCAGGGCTGGTCAAGTGAAGCTTGCTGTCGAAATGATGGAGACGAGATGGTCAGTCTGAGAGGTAGGTGTGACAGGCCAAACAGTTCGGAGGATTGGATGAACGAGCTTAACAGGAGTGGTGGAGCAACCTGCACTATTGATAGGAGAAGCGAGATCATTTCTTCAGAGGGTAAGTGTGGCTGGCCGCAGGTTATAGAGAACAAAAGGACCATTCTTGCTGCTGAACAAGACGGGATCATTCCTTTTGAAGTCACTGGCTGGAATGATATGGGGGATGAGACTGAAGGTTTGGAGAATAAGAAGAGTGGTCTCATAGCGATAGAAGATCGTGGTTTGCCTGGTGAAGTTATTGGTCGTGATGAGAAGCCAAATGAGATTTTTCGGCAGAAGGCTAAGCGTGGCCGGCCAAAGGGTTCAAAGAACAGGATTCCATGTATCCCTAAAGAAGAACAAAGCCAGGCCACTGCCAGTAATTTTTTGGGTGGAAATAACAGCGGAGATGTGAATATTTCTTGGAAACGTAAGCCTGGCCGGCCAAAGGGTTCAAAGAACAAGAAGGTAATCCTTAATGGTGAAGCCCTGAACAAGATTCCAATGCCGAATCAGGAACATCAGATGCCTGTTTCAAAGATAGAAGAAGATCTTAACAAAGAAGGCAGTTTACAGGTTGAGTATGTGAGGGACTGTGGCAATGCACAGATGAGTAATGGTGAGTTATTAACTGATACCGGCAATGTTCATAAGAGGCCCAGAGGAAGGCCGAAGAAGTTGAAGGACCATCGGGGGGAATCTAACTGCATTAAAGAGGGAAAATTCAATGAGAATGGATTGACGAATTCAGGATTATCA GATGCTAGCAATGGGAAAAGAGAGCAGAGGAGTTTAATGTGTCATCAATGCTTGAGGCATGCTAAGAGTGGTGTTGTCGTTTGTTCCAGTTGCAAAAAGAAACGCTATTGCTATGAGTGCCTTGCGAAATG GTACCCGGAGAAAACAAGAGAGGACATAAGGAATGCATGTCCATTCTGCCGTTGCATTTGCAATTGCAGAATGTGTCTCAAACAGGATTTAGTCGTAATG ACTGGTCATGGAGAAGCAGATACAAATATCAAATTGCAAAAGTTGCTTTACTTGCTAGACAGAACTCTGCCTCTCCTCAGACATATTCACGGGGAGCAGAGCTCTGAGATACATGTGGAAGCCCAAATACGAG gtGCTCAATTGACAGAAGAGGATATAATGAGGTCAATACTTGACAAAGATGACCGAGTGTATTG TGACAATTGCAATACATCCATTGTCAATTTACACAGAAGCTGCCCCAATCCTGATTGTTCTTATGATCTGTGTCTCACTTGTTGCCGGGAACTAAGAAAAGGTTTGCAGCCTGGTGGCAATGAAGCAGAATCTTCTCATCAACAATTTGTTGAACGAGCGAATGGTCAAGGTACAGAAGTGAAGGGCAGAATTCCTGCACATGATGAGAGGTATGGTTGGGAGAGTGATGGGGCCCACCCGACAAATAATTATGCAGCTGATACCTGTGACTTTCCTGATTGGAGAGTGAATATGGATGGCAGCATCCCTTGCCCTCCAAAAGCACGTGGAGGTTGTGGTACTGAGACACTTGAACTAAGACGTATCTTTGAACCTAATTGGGTAGACCACCTGATCAAGAGTGCAGAGGACCTTACAATGAATTTTGGATCACCAGACATTGATTTTTCTCAGGGATGTTCATTGTGCCTTCCTACTGCTTCCACAGGAAGTGGAGAAAAACATTGTGAAGTAAGGCGGGCAGCTTTTAGGGAGAACAGTCATGATGACTTTCTCTACTGTCCAAATTCTGCTTGCTTGGGAGACAACGAAATTGAGCATTTTCAAATGCATTGGATGAGAGGTGAACCTGTCATAGTTAGAAATGTACTTGAGAAGACATCTGGTCTTAGTTGGGACCCAATGGTCATGTGGAGGGCTTTTAGAGGTGCAACAAAAGTACTAAAAGAAGATGCTTTGAGCGTTAAGGCCATTGATTGCTTCGATTGGTGTGAG GTTCAGATTAATATTTTCCAGTTTTTTAAGGGCTACTTACAAGGTCGAAGACATAAGAGTGGGTGGCCAGAGATGTTGAAGCTGAAGGACTGGCCTCCATCAAATTCGTTTGATGAGTGTTTGCCTAGGCATGGTGCTGAATTTATTGCTATGCTCCCTTATAGTGATTACACGAACCCAAAATCTGGTTTATTGAATCTCGCTACAAAGCTTCCTGATGTTTTGAAGCCAGACCTGGGACCAAAAACATACATCGCTTATGGGTCTTTGGAAGAACTTGGTAGAGGCAATTCGGTGACAAAGCTGCATTGTGACATTTCAGATGCG GTAAACGTATTAACACACACAGCCAAAGTGAATATTGCCCCATTGCAAAGCAAAATCATGAACAAATTGCAGAAGAAATATGAAGCTGAGGATTTGCTGGAGCTCTATGGTGGGGCACATGATGCATCGGACACAACTGGGAAAGAAACAACAGAACAATCTCAGAAAGATGAAACCATGGATTGTGAATATTCTGCAAAAGAGAACACTGTTGGGATTGACTCTTTGTTTCTAGGAAGCCtaaatgagaaagaagagaaacacAGTGAGCAAGAAGATAGGAGGACCTTGCCATTATTAGATTCCATGGGTTTAGGAACTATGAGTTCAGATAGAGATTACATTCTGGAGGATCTTGCCCTTGAAAGTACAGTGATGGTGAATTGTGAAAAGCAATCTGTTGGAGATTTGAATACGGAGTTTCAGATTTGTGACCTTGAAAAGCATGAATCCAACTTGTCATTGCTAGAAAAAGATTGTGGGATCACACATGTATTGGTTAAGAAACAGGCCGAGTTGAAAAGATGTTCACTACAGTTTGGTGGCTCTGTTGAAGATAGCTTGTTACATGAAAGTATTAATCTAGAAAAAACCCCACCAAATGGTCATGGAATTGGAAATTTTTTGGGTATGAGTGGTAAAGAAGACAGATATTACTCCATGAACAATCAACCTGATACATGCACCAGCTATATTGACGGGAGTTCATCCATTGTGCGAAACTGCATGAATGGGGAGCTAAACATACAGGGAATTGAACAACCGGGATTCAAAGAATTTTCCTCTTTCATATGCAGGGAAGTTGACAAGAGGAATTTCTCTTTATCTGGTGAGATAAATGTAGATGCCGACTGTCTTGCTACCAAAGACTTGTGTTGTCCTCATCAGCTTGGTGCTGAAAATGGAATAGCTAAAACAGATTCATTTAATCAAGAATATTCTCAACCTCCTAATGTAGCGTTGAAAAACAATCTTAACAATGAAGATGTTCTAGATGTGATTTTCTTAGGCACCGAACGAGATTATGAACCAGAGTTGATGAAGTCAGACCTAGATGAGAAGGGCACAAGGTTCAACTATGCTGTCAACTGCAGGGATGTTACTGAGAGAAATTTCTCCTTACCAGACCGAATGGATTTCAACCCCCACTGTCTTGACACTGAAGAGTTATGTTGTGCTGATCGACTTGATGTTCAGGATGAAATAGTCGAGAGAGACTCAGCACACAAGCAAGAATACGACCAGCCACCTAATTTGTTAGGTACAAGTATGCTTATAAGTGGGAAAGATGGTTTGCAGGGAATGTTTTCAGGCAATTGCTGGGAGAGTGGTCCAAAGCCAGATACAAGAGTGCTAGATGTGGGCCCTAACTGCTTTGCCAAAAGCAGGGATGTTTCTGAAAAGGATCTATTCTTACCAGAGGAGAGGGATAGAGATCCAAATTGTCCTGCTGCTGAAGAGTTTTGGTCTGGTAATGGATTTGATGCCAAAAATGCAAGAACTGAGAGAGGTCTGTGCAATCAAGAATATTTTCATCTTTCTAATGAAAAAGCAGAGATGAGGTTTGTCAGTGAAAAGAGTCCTTTGGAAGCAACCTTTTCAGGAAATGAAGCAAATCATTCAGAATCAATGAAGCCTGGTTCTTCCAATGTTAGAGATTCCGTTCAAAGCAATGACCATTCAGAGGTTGCATATGGAGGTGCTGTTTGGGACATTTTCCGTAGGCAGGATGTACCCAAGTTAATTGAATTCTTGCGGAAGCATCAGAAAGAATTTCGCCATATCAATAATCTTCCTGTGGATTCG GTTATTCATCCCATTCATGACCAGACCCTTTATCTGACTGAGAGGCATAAGAAGCAACTGAAGGAGGAGTACA ATGTTGAACCTTGGACATTTGAGCAATACCTTGGTGAGGCTGTGTTCATTCCTGCAGGATGCCCACACCAAGTGAGAAATAGACAG TCATGCATCAAAGTGGCCCTCGACTTTGTATCCCCCGACAATGTTCAAGAATGTATCCGGTTGACTGAGGAGTTCCGCCTGCTTCCAAAAGACCATAGGGCTAAGGAAGATAAATTGGAG GTAAAGAAGATGGCATTATACGCTGTAAATGTTGCTGTAGATGAAGCGAAAAATCTGATCTCAAAGCTTGA TTCAACAAATGTAGGCAAGGAAGACCAGCACCAGAACCAGGACCAGGACCAGGACCAAGACCAGAACCAGAACCAAGACCAGAACCAGAACCAGCTGCTGTAA
- the LOC117933811 gene encoding pentatricopeptide repeat-containing protein At3g49240, mitochondrial has translation MALSKASFFTQLKTLTKPHLHHPPPPPLLSLRHLSFATPEEAAAERRRRKRRLRIEPPLSSLRHQQAQQAQPRQNPNPNHNPNAPKLPEPVSALSGNRLNLHNRILGLIRVNDLDEAALLTRHSIYSNCRPTIFTVNSVLAALLRQSRYSDLLSLHRFITQAGVAANVVTHNLLINAYLDCRKTDTALEHYKQLINDAPFNPSPTTYRILIKGLVDNGKVERALELKEEMLGKGFAADPVVYSYLMLGHVRNLNADGVFELYEELKEKLGDVDDGVVVGSLMKGYFLRGMEKEAMQCYAEAVGEGSKIRMSAVAFNSVLDALSKNGKFDEAMLLFERMMAEHNPPRRLSVNLGSFNVMVDGFCTAGRFKDAIEVFRKMGEKRCSPDTLSYNNLIEQLCNNGMLAEAEELYGEMANKGVNPDEFTYVLLMDTCFKENSTDDAAGYFRKMVETGLRPNLAVYSKLVDGLVKVGKIDEAKSFYDLMVKKLKMDEASYKFMMKALFEVGKHDDVLKMIGDMLDDDASEFTTDLQEFVKEELRKEGREEDVVKLMEDKEREKAEAQAKEAAATEAAKASAKAAVSSLLPSKLFGSKDTENEPDVVIGNTVEAISVNEEVEDVEQESIGDSPAESGSEEATKAHNSADLDVKSDDRAEQVTA, from the coding sequence ATGGCTCTCTCCAAAGCCAGCTTCTTCACGCAGCTCAAAACCCTAACCAAACCGCATCTCCACCACCCACCACCACCGCCGTTGCTCTCCCTCCGCCACCTGTCCTTCGCCACCCCAGAAGAGGCTGCTGCTGAGCGGCGCCGCAGGAAACGCCGCCTCCGCATCGAACCACCGCTATCCTCACTCCGCCACCAACAAGCCCAACAAGCCCAACCCcgccaaaaccctaaccctaatcaTAACCCTAACGCCCCCAAGCTCCCAGAACCGGTCTCCGCTCTCTCCGGAAACCGCCTCAACCTCCACAACCGTATCCTCGGTCTCATTCGCGTCAACGATCTGGATGAAGCTGCCCTCCTCACTCGCCACTCCATTTACTCCAATTGCCGCCCCACCATTTTCACCGTCAACTCTGTCCTTGCGGCCCTCCTCCGCCAGTCCCGCTATTCCGACCTCCTCTCCCTCCACCGCTTCATCACCCAGGCTGGGGTTGCCGCAAATGTTGTCACCCATAACCTTCTCATTAACGCCTATCTCGATTGCCGCAAAACCGACACCGCCCTAGAACACTACAAACAATTGATCAACGACGCCCCATTCAATCCCTCGCCCACCACCTACCGAATCCTAATCAAAGGGCTTGTTGACAATGGCAAGGTTGAGCGGGCTCTGGAGCTCAAGGAGGAAATGTTGGGCAAGGGTTTTGCAGCGGACCCGGTTGTGTACAgttatttgatgttgggccaTGTGAGGAACTTGAATGCGGATGGGGTTTTTGAATTATATGAAGAATTGAAGGAGAAGTTGGGCGATGTGGATGATGGGGTAGTGGTTGGGAGCTTGATGAAGGGGTATTTCTTGAGGGGCATGGAGAAGGAGGCGATGCAGTGTTATGCAGAGGCAGTTGGAGAGGGTTCTAAGATTAGAATGAGTGCAGTTGCTTTCAATTCGGTGTTGGATGCGTTGAGTAAGAATGGGAAGTTTGATGAAGCAATGTTGCTGTTTGAAAGGATGATGGCAGAGCATAACCCTCCAAGGCGGCTGTCCGTGAATCTTGGGAGTTTTAATGTGATGGTGGATGGCTTTTGCACAGCAGGGAGGTTTAAGGATGCTATTGAGGTCTTCAGGAAGATGGGTGAGAAGAGGTGTAGCCCAGACACGTTATCATACAATAATTTGATTGAACAATTATGTAACAATGGGATGTTGGCAGAGGCCGAGGAACTTTATGGAGAAATGGCAAATAAAGGAGTGAACCCAGATGAGTTTACTTATGTGTTGTTGATGGATACTTGCTTTAAGGAGAATAGCACAGATGATGCAGCTGGGTATTTTAGAAAAATGGTTGAAACTGGGTTGAGACCAAACCTGGCAGTTTATAGTAAGTTGGTTGATGGGTTGGTTAAAGTGGGCAAAATTGATGAGGCAAAGTCTTTTTATGATTTGATGGTGAAAAAGCTTAAGATGGATGAAGCAAGCTATAAGTTTATGATGAAGGCATTGTTTGAGGTTGGGAAGCATGATGATGTACTTAAAATGATTGGAGATATGCTGGATGATGATGCTTCTGAGTTTACTACAGATTTGCAAGAATTTGTTAAGGAAGAATTGAGGAAGGAAGGTAGGGAGGAGGATGTGGTGAAGCTTATGGAGGATAAGGAAAGGGAGAAGGCTGAAGCTCAAGCTAAGGAGGCTGCAGCTACAGAGGCAGCCAAGGCCAGTGCCAAGGCTgctgtttcttctttattgcCATCTAAATTATTTGGGTCTAAAGACACCGAGAATGAGCCTGATGTTGTCATTGGAAATACAGTTGAGGCTATTTCTGTGAATGAAGAAGTGGAGGATGTGGAACAAGAAAGCATTGGTGATTCTCCTGCAGAGTCTGGTTCAGAAGAAGCAACTAAAGCCCATAATTCAGCTGATTTAGATGTTAAGAGCGATGACAGGGCTGAGCAGGTAACAGCTTAA
- the LOC117934175 gene encoding E3 ubiquitin-protein ligase SINAT5-like yields the protein MDLDNIECVSSSDGMEEEEIHHLHHHHHNLNHNHVVHQFSSKPLQNGVVPPATAPATSVHELLECPVCTNSMYPPIHQCHNGHTLCSTCKTRVHNRCPTCRQELGDIRCLALEKVAESLELPCKYYSLGCPEIFPYYSKLKHEAVCNFRPYNCPYAGSECSVVGDIPFLVSHLRDDHKVDMHTGCTFNHRYVKSNPREVENATWMLTVFHCFGQYFCLHFEAFQLGMSPVYMAFLRFMGDENEARNYGYSLEVGANGRKLIWEGTPRSIRDSHRKVRDSHDGLIIQRNMALFFSGGDRKELKLRVTGRIWKEQQNQDAGVCIPNLCS from the exons ATGGACTTGGATAATATCGAGTGTGTATCGTCATCGGATGGCATGGAAGAGGAGGAGATCCACCAccttcatcaccatcatcacAATCTCAATCACAATCATGTGGTTCATCAGTTCTCGTCGAAGCCTCTTCAAAACGGCGTCGTTCCTCCGGCGACTGCTCCGGCGACCAGCGTTCATGAATTGCTTGAGTGCCCCGTGTGCACCAATTCCATGTACCCACCAATCCACCAG TGCCACAATGGACACACCCTGTGCTCTACCTGTAAAACAAGGGTTCACAATAGGTGCCCTACTTGTAGACAGGAGCTTGGAGATATTAGGTGCTTAGCACTGGAGAAGGTGGCTGAATCTCTTGAATTGCCTTGCAAGTATTACTCCTTGGGCTGCCCGGAGATATTTCCTTATTACAGCAAACTCAAGCATGAGGCAGTATGCAACTTCAGACCATACAATTGCCCATATGCTGGATCCGAGTGCTCTGTTGTTGGGGACATTCCTTTCTTAGTTTCCCATCTCAGGGATGATCACAAGGTGGACATGCACACTGGATGTACATTTAACCATCGATATGTAAAATCCAATCCCCGGGAAGTAGAAAATGCTACCTGGATGCTAACA GTCTTCCATTGTTTTGGTCAATATTTTTGCCTTCACTTCGAAGCCTTTCAACTCGGCATGTCCCCTGTATATATGGCATTCCTTCGTTTCATGGGTGATGAGAATGAAGCACGGAACTATGGTTACAGCCTGGAGGTTGGTGCAAATGGAAGGAAACTCATATGGGAGGGTACTCCAAGGAGCATCCGGGATAGCCATAGAAAGGTCAGGGACAGCCATGATGGTCTCATTATCCAAAGAAACATGGCACTTTTCTTCTCCGGTGGGGACAGGAAGGAGCTGAAGCTGAGAGTTACAGGAAGGATATGGAAGGAACAGCAGAATCAAGATGCTGGTGTGTGCATACCCAACCTCTGTAGCTAA